The Sulfurospirillum halorespirans DSM 13726 genome has a window encoding:
- a CDS encoding NuoB/complex I 20 kDa subunit family protein, whose translation MAQHKINYLQEAGLPVALTTVDKLVQWGRSNSLWPLTYGLACCAIEMMATGASRYDFDRFGTIFRASPRQADVIVIAGTLTKKHAPFMRRLYDQMPDPKWVISMGSCANTGGMFNTYATVQGADRIIPVDIYLPGCAPRPETLQYALMLLQKKIRTEKASRRLAPKRLV comes from the coding sequence ATGGCACAGCATAAGATAAATTACCTTCAAGAAGCAGGTCTTCCTGTGGCACTCACCACAGTCGATAAGTTGGTTCAATGGGGTAGAAGTAACTCGTTGTGGCCACTCACTTATGGCCTTGCCTGTTGTGCGATTGAGATGATGGCAACGGGTGCGAGTCGTTATGACTTTGACCGTTTTGGAACGATTTTTAGGGCGAGCCCTAGACAAGCCGATGTCATCGTCATTGCAGGAACACTTACCAAAAAGCACGCGCCGTTTATGCGTCGTTTGTATGACCAGATGCCCGATCCAAAATGGGTCATTAGTATGGGAAGTTGCGCTAATACGGGTGGTATGTTCAACACCTATGCAACCGTTCAAGGCGCTGATCGCATTATTCCTGTGGATATTTACCTTCCAGGGTGCGCGCCTCGTCCTGAAACCCTCCAATACGCACTTATGCTCCTCCAAAAGAAAATTCGAACCGAGAAAGCATCACGCAGACTTGCTCCCAAAAGGTTGGTATGA
- a CDS encoding NAD(P)H-quinone oxidoreductase subunit 3 produces the protein MTPLSHMDFAHPYFGAFFLLVFGAVVFYGITVLARVVSRKMARLDTEKLKLSIYECGPEVTKQPNKISAHFYLFALLFILFDVEIIFMFPWAVDFKVLGMFGFVEMILFVIVLTIGFAYAWKKGALEWHSIR, from the coding sequence ATGACCCCTTTGTCGCATATGGATTTTGCCCATCCCTATTTTGGAGCTTTTTTCCTCCTTGTTTTTGGTGCCGTTGTCTTTTATGGCATTACCGTCTTAGCACGTGTCGTTAGCCGTAAAATGGCGCGACTCGATACGGAAAAACTCAAACTCAGCATTTACGAATGCGGTCCTGAAGTGACCAAACAGCCCAATAAAATTTCGGCACATTTTTACCTTTTTGCACTTTTGTTTATTTTATTTGATGTGGAGATTATCTTCATGTTTCCGTGGGCGGTGGATTTTAAAGTTTTAGGCATGTTTGGGTTTGTTGAGATGATTTTATTTGTCATTGTTTTAACCATTGGTTTTGCATACGCATGGAAAAAAGGAGCGCTCGAATGGCACAGCATAAGATAA
- a CDS encoding NADH-ubiquinone oxidoreductase subunit E family protein produces MQRYDLRHLGDDFYGRMLEIIDETAIGEVSIFMFEIGDFSPVQKSADVIKEAGWTLMNSLKFNEADWTIVVKKVKSEVA; encoded by the coding sequence ATGCAACGGTATGATTTACGCCATTTAGGGGATGATTTTTACGGACGTATGCTTGAGATCATCGATGAGACAGCGATAGGTGAAGTATCTATCTTTATGTTTGAGATCGGTGATTTCTCTCCTGTTCAAAAAAGCGCAGATGTGATTAAAGAGGCGGGGTGGACACTCATGAACTCGTTGAAATTCAATGAAGCCGACTGGACGATTGTCGTTAAAAAAGTGAAAAGTGAAGTAGCATAG
- a CDS encoding ATP-binding protein: MQYLIDFLESKTVQTSTIYEHLKCSIDEAKFLQLMTKEYVQGSVDLGVGEILIKLFGDKKYAHLQKLSLVKELIEQGWIVQNNFLTSKIMDVSNLELLNSSVTLSSAFLKLLEEGTLEVVLPDVTPYADHLEYLKDQFFRIELYQKLSQTKHNATENSPSIGRLKNKLDLLESRIVERIKVTQNEIIVETIFKDNELSPKEQLIFLALLKEEYAGEFESLRDMNTLISLISVDDYEKIKNRSLLEEGSKLIENLIIDYDEMLSTFGGVTRSFFISEEILQKIMHPNKEKKSKKIKLDMLIGEQELFELIDPKTNLDDVILHPKTKEVLDNLLKQIDKNVVKLLREWGIKERRSGIDAKIILYGAPGTGKTMTALSLAKSMKKRVLSFDCSKILSKYVGESEKNVRSIFDTYKELCKKTKSEPLLLLNEADQFLSARSTDSGASADKMHNQMQNIFLEQIERFDGLLIATTNLLETIDPAFSRRFDYKIAFEKPDLKQRIELWKKLLPENATYEEGLDIEKLASYPLTGGQIKVVLKNTALKVAAKAKPLFTFEDFKLSIDRETKGAFGDAKSVGFMN, from the coding sequence TTGCAGTATTTGATAGATTTTTTAGAGAGTAAAACGGTTCAAACATCCACAATTTATGAACATCTTAAATGTTCGATTGACGAAGCAAAATTTTTACAATTGATGACCAAAGAGTACGTGCAAGGCTCTGTTGATCTCGGTGTTGGGGAGATTTTGATTAAGCTTTTTGGCGATAAAAAGTATGCGCATCTGCAAAAACTCTCGTTGGTGAAAGAGTTAATCGAGCAAGGGTGGATTGTGCAAAACAATTTTCTAACCTCAAAGATCATGGATGTCTCCAACTTAGAGCTCTTAAACAGCAGTGTTACGCTGAGTTCTGCTTTTTTAAAGCTCTTAGAAGAGGGAACTCTAGAGGTTGTGTTACCAGACGTTACGCCATACGCCGATCATCTTGAATATCTTAAAGATCAATTTTTCAGAATTGAGCTGTATCAAAAACTAAGCCAAACCAAACACAATGCAACGGAAAATTCGCCCAGCATTGGACGCCTTAAAAATAAACTCGATCTTTTAGAAAGTCGCATCGTTGAGCGTATCAAAGTCACTCAAAACGAGATCATCGTTGAAACTATTTTCAAAGACAATGAGCTAAGTCCTAAAGAGCAACTCATTTTTTTAGCCCTTCTCAAAGAGGAGTATGCCGGTGAGTTTGAGAGTTTGCGCGATATGAACACACTCATTAGTCTTATCAGCGTCGATGATTATGAGAAGATCAAAAACCGTTCTTTATTGGAAGAGGGCTCAAAGCTTATCGAAAATCTCATTATTGACTACGATGAGATGCTCAGTACCTTTGGTGGTGTGACGCGAAGTTTTTTTATCTCTGAAGAGATTTTGCAAAAAATAATGCACCCCAATAAAGAGAAAAAAAGCAAGAAAATTAAACTCGATATGCTCATTGGTGAGCAAGAACTTTTTGAACTGATCGACCCTAAGACTAATTTAGATGATGTGATTTTGCATCCAAAAACCAAAGAAGTGCTTGATAATTTACTGAAACAAATTGATAAAAATGTGGTGAAATTGCTTCGAGAATGGGGCATAAAAGAGCGTCGCAGTGGCATTGATGCCAAGATCATTCTTTATGGCGCTCCAGGAACGGGTAAAACGATGACAGCGCTCTCTTTGGCTAAGTCGATGAAAAAGCGCGTGCTCAGTTTTGATTGCTCCAAGATTCTCTCTAAGTACGTCGGCGAGAGTGAGAAAAATGTGCGCAGTATTTTTGACACCTACAAAGAGCTGTGCAAAAAGACGAAAAGTGAACCATTATTGCTTCTCAATGAAGCCGATCAATTTTTAAGTGCACGCTCCACCGACAGCGGCGCCAGTGCGGATAAAATGCACAATCAGATGCAAAATATCTTTTTAGAGCAGATTGAGCGTTTCGATGGACTACTTATTGCAACTACGAACCTTTTGGAGACGATCGATCCCGCATTTTCAAGGCGTTTTGACTATAAAATCGCTTTTGAAAAGCCTGATTTGAAGCAACGTATTGAGCTTTGGAAAAAGCTTTTACCTGAAAATGCTACCTATGAAGAGGGTTTAGATATTGAAAAACTCGCTTCATATCCGCTTACGGGTGGGCAGATCAAAGTCGTGCTTAAAAATACAGCGCTCAAAGTCGCTGCCAAAGCAAAACCGCTGTTTACATTTGAAGATTTTAAACTCTCGATTGACCGCGAAACCAAAGGCGCCTTTGGCGACGCAAAATCCGTTGGATTTATGAATTAA
- the nfo gene encoding deoxyribonuclease IV has translation MKFVGAHVSASGGVFNAPINATKIGAKAFALFTKNQRQWEGKSLTQEEIDRFKAELEKAQILPKHVLPHDSYLINLGHPELEAREKSLNAFLDEVKRCEALGLDKLNFHPGSHLKQISEEACLELISASMNEVLRQTNGVTLVVENTAGQGSNMGYKMEHLGYLMEHSIDKERVGVCIDTCHLFTSGYDIRSEEAYRQTMEKFATIVGFKYLKGMHLNDSKPDLGTHVDRHDSIGKGKLGVEPFRFIMNDERMDEIPLILETIDDSIWAEEIALLYSLVQ, from the coding sequence ATGAAATTTGTTGGGGCACATGTCAGTGCCAGTGGCGGAGTCTTTAATGCTCCCATTAATGCCACAAAAATTGGAGCCAAAGCGTTTGCGCTCTTTACGAAAAATCAGCGTCAATGGGAAGGAAAGTCTTTAACCCAAGAAGAGATTGATCGTTTTAAGGCCGAGTTAGAAAAAGCGCAGATTTTACCCAAACATGTGTTACCGCACGACAGCTATCTGATCAATCTTGGGCATCCTGAGCTTGAAGCACGTGAAAAATCGTTGAATGCGTTCTTGGATGAGGTAAAACGCTGTGAAGCTTTGGGGCTTGATAAACTCAATTTTCACCCAGGAAGCCATCTCAAACAGATCAGCGAAGAAGCCTGTTTGGAGCTGATTAGCGCTTCCATGAATGAGGTGTTACGTCAAACAAACGGTGTGACCTTGGTTGTGGAAAATACCGCAGGTCAAGGAAGCAATATGGGTTACAAAATGGAACACCTAGGCTATCTTATGGAGCATTCTATCGATAAAGAGCGTGTCGGGGTTTGCATCGATACCTGCCATCTGTTTACTTCAGGTTACGATATCAGAAGTGAAGAAGCGTATAGGCAAACGATGGAAAAATTTGCTACAATCGTCGGATTTAAGTATCTCAAGGGGATGCATCTCAATGATTCTAAGCCAGATTTGGGCACTCACGTTGATAGACATGACTCTATTGGCAAGGGGAAATTAGGGGTAGAACCATTTCGGTTTATCATGAACGATGAACGCATGGATGAGATTCCTTTAATACTTGAAACGATCGATGATTCTATATGGGCAGAAGAGATTGCACTGCTGTATAGTCTTGTCCAATAA
- the nuoD gene encoding NADH dehydrogenase (quinone) subunit D produces the protein MQKVNRLKPFFENIAFEREDNHMIVNFGPQHPSAHGQLRLILELDGEKVSKATPDIGYLHRGMEKMAENMIYNEFLPTTDRMDYIAATANNYGFALSVEKLIGLEVPRRAKVIRMMLLELNRISSHLFWLATHALDVGAMTIFLYTFREREYTLDLIEDYCGARLTHSSVRIGGVPLDLPKGWIDGLNKFINHLPLDIADYEGLLDQNRIWKMRLEDVGVVSPEQAQSWGCSGPMLRGSGIAWDIRKEEPYELYDEVEFDVPVSTTCDSYGRYKLHMEEMRQSVRILKQLIPMYAETSPEIMAHAPQYISAPKEQIMTQNYSLMQHFVLVTQGMRPPVGEVYVATESPKGELGFYINSQGDPYPYRLKLRAPSFFHTALLQEILVGEYLADVVAIIGNANIVFGEIDR, from the coding sequence ATGCAAAAAGTCAATCGTCTAAAACCTTTTTTTGAGAATATTGCTTTTGAGCGTGAAGACAATCATATGATCGTTAACTTTGGCCCACAGCACCCAAGTGCACACGGTCAGCTTCGTTTGATTTTAGAACTCGATGGCGAGAAAGTGAGCAAAGCGACTCCTGATATTGGCTATTTGCACCGCGGTATGGAGAAGATGGCTGAAAATATGATCTACAACGAATTTTTGCCAACGACCGATCGAATGGATTATATTGCCGCAACTGCCAATAACTACGGCTTTGCGCTCTCGGTTGAAAAACTCATCGGTCTTGAAGTGCCAAGACGTGCTAAAGTGATTCGTATGATGCTTTTGGAGCTTAACCGCATCTCTTCTCACCTCTTTTGGCTCGCAACGCATGCCCTTGATGTGGGCGCGATGACGATTTTCCTTTACACCTTTAGAGAGCGAGAATACACGCTGGATTTGATCGAAGATTATTGTGGTGCGCGTTTGACGCACTCTTCGGTGAGAATCGGTGGTGTGCCACTGGATTTGCCAAAGGGATGGATTGACGGGCTCAATAAATTTATTAACCATTTGCCGCTTGATATTGCAGATTACGAAGGCTTACTTGACCAAAACCGTATCTGGAAAATGCGTTTGGAAGATGTGGGCGTTGTGAGCCCTGAACAAGCGCAAAGTTGGGGCTGTTCAGGACCGATGCTCAGAGGAAGTGGCATTGCATGGGATATTCGCAAAGAAGAGCCGTATGAACTCTACGATGAAGTGGAGTTTGATGTGCCTGTAAGTACGACCTGCGATAGTTATGGAAGGTATAAGCTTCACATGGAAGAGATGCGCCAAAGTGTTCGCATTCTCAAGCAACTCATTCCGATGTATGCGGAGACCTCACCCGAAATTATGGCCCATGCGCCTCAATATATCTCTGCGCCTAAAGAGCAGATTATGACGCAAAATTATTCGTTGATGCAGCATTTTGTCCTTGTAACACAAGGGATGCGTCCTCCTGTTGGAGAAGTGTATGTGGCGACCGAATCACCTAAGGGGGAACTTGGTTTTTACATCAACTCTCAGGGCGATCCGTATCCTTACAGGTTGAAGCTTCGTGCGCCAAGTTTTTTCCATACGGCACTTTTACAAGAGATTTTAGTGGGTGAATATTTAGCCGACGTGGTTGCGATTATTGGTAACGCGAACATCGTCTTTGGCGAAATTGACAGATAG
- a CDS encoding NADH-quinone oxidoreductase subunit C — MMRHYSDKQNVQKKSYYSDRYFVAPQIPKEAVESDEIFANDVKVLQESFEIKEAYIQRGQLVVYIDPKDNVDVLTMLRDQLSYNFLSEHSAIDWLAKSGEFEIFYQMLSTSKRKRMRVKCFIKEKEVLKSVIGVYKSADWAEREMYDMFGVIISGHPYMKRILMPDDWYDHPLRKTYPLHGDEVAQWYEIDKIFGKEYRDIIGPEDRDSARVDVNDTYRFAHLNHEVPFGAEPSQEKTNIDYQEEGGVFIVKKLKKEDAKIVKERY, encoded by the coding sequence ATGATGAGACATTACAGCGATAAACAAAACGTTCAAAAAAAGTCGTATTACAGCGATCGTTACTTCGTAGCCCCTCAAATTCCTAAAGAGGCTGTGGAGAGTGACGAAATCTTTGCCAATGATGTAAAAGTATTGCAAGAGAGTTTTGAGATCAAAGAGGCGTATATTCAAAGGGGGCAATTGGTTGTTTATATTGACCCAAAAGATAACGTCGATGTTTTAACGATGCTAAGAGATCAGCTCTCTTACAATTTTTTAAGTGAACACAGCGCGATTGACTGGTTAGCCAAAAGTGGTGAATTTGAAATTTTTTACCAAATGCTCTCCACCTCAAAACGCAAGCGCATGCGTGTGAAATGTTTTATCAAAGAGAAAGAGGTGCTTAAAAGCGTGATTGGCGTTTACAAAAGTGCGGATTGGGCAGAGCGTGAGATGTACGATATGTTCGGTGTTATTATCAGTGGACATCCGTATATGAAACGTATTTTAATGCCCGATGATTGGTATGACCATCCGCTTCGCAAAACCTATCCGTTGCACGGCGATGAAGTGGCGCAATGGTATGAAATCGATAAGATTTTTGGCAAAGAGTATCGTGACATCATAGGACCCGAAGATCGTGATAGTGCGCGCGTGGATGTGAACGACACGTACCGTTTTGCGCACCTTAACCACGAAGTTCCTTTTGGTGCTGAACCAAGTCAGGAAAAAACAAACATCGATTACCAAGAAGAGGGTGGCGTATTTATCGTGAAAAAACTCAAAAAAGAAGATGCTAAAATCGTGAAAGAGAGATACTAA
- a CDS encoding OmpP1/FadL family transporter, with amino-acid sequence MTQTVRVATLLSLSAATLLASGYRIPEQSLNSVALSAAYVAGANGADASYYNPANMSFMASGAYTEVALTYINLPEVNFDGAVSSMDGNSKEEEFLMPNLHYVSPMVGNWRYGLSITAPAGLSKRWDEAFAKSSSEEFTLTVIEVNPTVSYLVNEQLSLGFGLRGVYTDGVVKSNASNILTRDLEGDSIDFGYNLAISYKPIKDVTLAATYRSKVDLTVEGDAKLNYLGGLGGSPGSYSGDASVTIPLPASLALAAAYTYEKTTVEFVFERTYWSSYKDLDFDYDGTLSNAVLVAKFDSPIAKNWKDSNAYRIGLSHQCTDNLKMMLGFAIDNSPVPSNTLGFELPDSDAKLYSIGFEYAMSQNLKVGLAYLYDDKEDRTVHNNTGGTSVAPSGTFTDSSAHLLTASLKYKF; translated from the coding sequence ATGACACAAACGGTAAGAGTTGCTACGTTACTCAGTCTGAGTGCGGCGACGCTTTTGGCTTCAGGATACCGTATCCCTGAACAATCTTTAAACTCAGTAGCGCTCAGTGCGGCGTATGTAGCAGGTGCCAATGGTGCCGATGCGAGTTATTACAACCCTGCAAACATGTCTTTTATGGCAAGCGGTGCTTACACTGAGGTTGCATTAACGTATATTAATCTACCCGAAGTTAATTTTGATGGTGCTGTCTCTTCGATGGATGGAAATTCTAAAGAAGAAGAATTTTTAATGCCAAACTTGCATTATGTCTCACCGATGGTGGGCAATTGGCGTTACGGTCTTTCTATTACAGCACCAGCTGGTCTTTCAAAACGTTGGGATGAAGCCTTTGCTAAATCAAGTTCTGAAGAGTTTACATTAACGGTTATTGAAGTTAATCCAACGGTTAGTTATCTTGTGAATGAACAACTCTCACTGGGTTTTGGTTTGCGTGGCGTTTATACCGATGGTGTGGTAAAAAGCAATGCAAGCAATATCTTAACACGTGACTTAGAAGGTGATTCAATTGATTTTGGTTACAATCTAGCTATTAGCTACAAACCAATTAAAGATGTAACCTTGGCTGCAACGTATCGTTCCAAAGTGGATTTAACCGTTGAAGGAGATGCCAAACTCAATTATTTAGGTGGTTTAGGCGGAAGTCCTGGAAGCTATAGTGGAGATGCTTCTGTTACTATTCCACTGCCCGCTTCTTTGGCATTAGCAGCAGCGTATACCTATGAGAAAACAACCGTAGAATTTGTGTTTGAGAGAACCTATTGGTCAAGTTATAAAGATTTAGATTTTGACTATGATGGTACTTTAAGCAATGCTGTATTAGTTGCAAAATTTGATAGCCCTATTGCCAAAAATTGGAAAGATTCCAATGCGTATCGTATTGGTTTAAGTCATCAATGCACTGATAATCTCAAAATGATGCTTGGTTTTGCGATCGATAATTCACCCGTTCCAAGTAATACGCTTGGTTTTGAACTTCCCGATTCGGATGCCAAGCTCTACTCCATTGGTTTTGAATACGCAATGAGCCAAAATCTTAAAGTAGGTTTGGCATACCTTTATGACGATAAAGAAGATCGAACGGTCCACAACAATACGGGAGGAACATCGGTAGCGCCATCAGGTACCTTCACCGATTCATCTGCCCATCTTTTAACAGCATCACTCAAATATAAGTTTTAA
- a CDS encoding fatty acid--CoA ligase, giving the protein MLTYPYQNFYEIMEANAKNDPKKTAIFMDDHKVSYVKLKHHIDTFARFLEFSSIKSGDRVAMIVGNSVEFIVSLFAITKIGAIAVPLNTFLKKEEFEYILNDCSAKMLVCSASFANETKNLLDTTKIEKIIWCDDYPHLDERNYSFSEIDASADRHGYVTKKPKLDDLACIVYTSGTTGKPKGAMLSYRNIFSNAISGADSFHITCKDRFIVFLPMFHSFTLSIMVLLPLFTCSSIVIVRSVFPFANVLKQTLLKRVTIFLGVPTLYNALLKAKIPWYFMWFNQVRIFISGSAPLSEQSLNDFNAKFKKATLLEGYGLSECSPAVCVNRLDHQKPLSVGLPLPSYEVKIVNEERVEVKTGEVGEIMVKGDCVMQGYLNHADATDETIINGWLLTGDLGKKDSDGFIYIVDRKKDLIISKGINIYPREIEEIIYKYEGIDAVAVIGIRDEQTKDEEVLAFIQLKEGVEIQESELRAYLKQHVANFKLPKHIYFVEELPKNATGKVLKRVLKENVKNGGILRKR; this is encoded by the coding sequence ATGCTCACCTATCCGTATCAAAATTTTTATGAGATCATGGAGGCCAATGCTAAAAATGATCCTAAAAAAACGGCTATTTTTATGGATGACCACAAAGTATCGTATGTGAAGCTTAAGCATCACATCGATACGTTTGCGCGTTTTTTGGAATTTAGCAGTATTAAAAGTGGAGATCGGGTTGCCATGATTGTGGGCAACTCGGTGGAGTTTATTGTCTCTTTATTTGCGATTACGAAGATTGGAGCGATTGCCGTACCTCTGAATACCTTTTTGAAAAAAGAGGAGTTTGAGTATATCTTGAATGATTGCAGTGCCAAAATGCTGGTCTGCTCCGCCTCGTTTGCCAATGAGACTAAAAACTTACTGGATACAACGAAGATTGAAAAGATCATTTGGTGCGATGATTATCCTCATTTGGATGAACGCAATTATAGCTTTAGCGAAATTGATGCAAGCGCGGACAGACATGGCTATGTAACCAAAAAGCCAAAATTGGATGATTTGGCCTGTATCGTTTATACATCAGGCACAACGGGAAAACCCAAAGGCGCTATGCTCTCGTATCGCAATATCTTCTCCAATGCGATCTCAGGCGCAGACTCATTTCACATTACATGTAAAGATCGTTTCATCGTTTTTTTACCGATGTTTCACAGCTTTACGCTCTCCATTATGGTGCTGTTGCCCCTCTTTACGTGCTCTAGCATTGTTATCGTGCGTTCGGTTTTTCCTTTTGCCAATGTGCTTAAACAGACCCTGCTCAAACGTGTGACCATTTTCCTTGGCGTTCCAACCTTATACAACGCGCTGTTGAAAGCAAAAATTCCATGGTATTTTATGTGGTTCAATCAGGTGCGTATTTTTATCTCAGGCAGTGCGCCACTCAGTGAGCAATCCTTGAATGATTTTAACGCCAAATTTAAAAAAGCGACGCTTTTAGAAGGCTATGGGCTTAGTGAGTGTTCGCCTGCGGTGTGTGTGAACCGATTGGATCACCAAAAACCGCTCTCGGTTGGTTTACCGCTTCCAAGTTATGAAGTGAAAATCGTCAATGAAGAGCGCGTTGAGGTCAAAACAGGCGAAGTGGGTGAAATTATGGTGAAAGGCGATTGCGTAATGCAAGGTTATCTTAACCATGCCGATGCGACCGATGAGACCATCATCAATGGCTGGCTTTTAACGGGTGATTTGGGTAAAAAAGATAGCGATGGCTTCATTTACATTGTGGATCGTAAAAAAGATCTGATTATCTCCAAAGGAATCAACATTTACCCTAGAGAAATCGAAGAGATTATCTATAAATACGAAGGGATAGATGCGGTTGCGGTGATTGGTATTCGGGATGAACAGACCAAAGACGAAGAGGTTCTCGCTTTTATTCAACTCAAAGAAGGCGTGGAGATTCAAGAGAGCGAATTACGCGCTTATCTTAAGCAACATGTGGCAAATTTCAAGTTACCGAAGCATATTTACTTTGTTGAAGAGCTTCCTAAGAATGCAACGGGTAAGGTTCTAAAGCGTGTTTTAAAAGAAAATGTCAAAAATGGTGGAATCTTACGTAAAAGATAG